The Heteronotia binoei isolate CCM8104 ecotype False Entrance Well chromosome 6, APGP_CSIRO_Hbin_v1, whole genome shotgun sequence genomic sequence cctttctctacttcctatgtgattttgggtggtgaatggcttgttggccttttgactgtggggggcaaCACAGGAGAGCTTGcttgaggctctcctttcttgcatcaggttgcattTGGCAGGGGGGGcagatcccctcgtctgatgaagtgtgcttagagagcacccgaaagcttacattctaaataaaacttggttggtcttaaaggtgaaacttgactcctgctttgttcagttgcttcagaccaacatggctgcccacctggatttatctgACTAAAACCACGGTGAAGATAAATTGGAGTAGTTTTGTCTAGATTAAATGGGAGGGACCAAAATCTTTTCAAGAATAATGTTTCCAAAATGTTTGGAACAAGCTTTTCAAGAATAATGTTTCCAAAATGTTTGGAACAAGCTGTTTTTAGGCTATTTTTAATACGCTTCATTGAAGGTACAATTTACCATTCATATTCATCCAACAAGTTTACcttgtttgttttgccatcaagtgacatctgacttatggcaacccagtggggttttcaaggcaagaaacattcagaggtggttttgccattgtttGCCTCCTCATCAGAACCCTGTCAttctttggtggcctcccatccaaattctggccagggtcaaccctgcttatttgaggagatcaggctagcatggACTACCCAGATCAGGGCAAGTTTACCTCAGGTGTGTTCAGTCAGGGAAAGTGAAAGCATTTGCCCAGGTTAATGGTCATATTTTTCATCCCTTTCTCACTAGTCTGCTGGAATTTATGAATGAGATCCAAGAGCTTCATACTCATAATGTTAATTCACAATTCTCCAATGgccctcctctttttttgcagtTAGAAGTAGAGTATAAAATGGTTGATATCCCCCAGCTCTGCTACACCACTCCAAGTGACGAAGTCCCAGATACTAACAGTTCCATTGTCGACAGTTTGTCATTGCTACAAGCGTCACGCTATAATGACATAAACAAGAAGCCACAAGAGGAGGTCCTCATTCCAGTGCAGATCACAAATCGAATCTTCTTCCTTGATCTAGCCAATAAAAAACAGACTGCCATCCCATTGCAAGTTTTTGAACTGGAAGACATGGAGGAATTGCATCTGGAAAGAAATATGATTGAGACTGTTCCAGGAAGCATCTGCCGGCTTCAAAACTTGAAAGTTCTTTATATGAATAAGAACAACATCAGAGAGATCTGTGAGGAGCTTGGAGAGCTGAAATCCCTCCAGAGCTTGGATTTAAGCAGTAATCCACTCTCTCCCAATTCCCTGGATATCCTTAGTCAGTTGAGGGCTCTCCGTCGGCTCCGGTTATATGATGTACACCTGCATGAGTTCCCAGTGGAAATCTGCAAACACCTGCACCACTTGGAGCTGCTTGGACTCTCCTCAAATAATTTGAATCACCTTCCCAAGGAAATAATCAATCTGACCAAACTTAAAGAGATTTACTTACAAAGCAACAGATTTGAAGATTTCCCTCCAGAACTTTGTCATCTTTATAATCTAGAAATAATAGATCTGGAAAACAACAGCCTGAGTGCCATTCCAGATGAAATTGTCTCTCTGGAAAATTTAGCCCAGTTCTTTCTTGCGTTCAACAGTCTGACGGCTGTGCCGGATGCCCTGAGCCAGTGCTTGAAAATGGTGATGCTGGATTTGTCCCATAACCGCCTGTACAAGCTCCCTCGAAGTTTAAAGCAGCTGACAGAAATGAAAGAATTTGGGCTATCTGGGAACCACCTGGCTGCGTTTCCACGTCAGATCCGCCGCTGGAGGTCACTCATGGTAGTCTACATGAAGAACTGTGCCATTCAGATGGTACACCCATCATTTGCCAAGCTAACAGCTATGAGGATACTTGACTTAAGTCAAAATCTCCTGGAGGAGTTCCCAAGAGAGATTTGCGCAATGGAAAACTTGGAAGTGTTGTCATTAGATGACAATACGATCTGTGAGGTATGAATCAGTGATGTAATTAGCTGGCAACAGGCAGGGGAAGGGtgacttaccaggagcagcagAGAAGCCCATCTGATGTACAGCAGCATGTCTACGTCCCTGTCCATGTGACCTGGGAGTGACATTATCATGTCTGGGATGTTGGGGAAACGTTCTGGTCATTGGGCAAAACTCTCTGGTAaaattggcttctaccatagaggttttgcccaaataccagagtgttaccCCAATGTGCTggatgtgataacatcacttctggggcatGTGAGCAGTGATATCGACATGTCAGTACCGATCAGATGGATTTCCCTCTTTTTCAGGATAAGTTCCCCTTCTGCTGGCCACCTCATTGGTGGTGGGGAAGTGGGGGTCCATTAGTgggagtagtgttccctctaagctgagttagtgtgagttagttcAGATTTtttgcctccggctcacacatttctgtcttagctcaggagaactagccccagagcacactaatttatgcagtagctcacaactttaatgtccgtagctcacaaagtagaacttttgctcacaagactccacagtttagagggaacattgagtgGAAGACCCCTGCCTCTACTAGGGGGGCAACCCTAAACTAGAATAAattaaaaatcagttaaaatCTACTGAAATGTATCAAAACACGGGAACTAAAATATACCTTGTAGCAGCAGAATTATGGCTTTAAACATGAGCCTTCAGTCATATACAAAATGGTTGGGGGGGAGCAGATTATAAGCAAAGCTGTGTTTGCAAGAGGTAATTAACCTTCCTTTTCCCCACCTGCTTTTCTTTCAGTCCTGTTTCGCTCCATTGGAGCCTGTCTGAGGGGGTAGGCAAGACCTTGGGAGATGGATTTTAAGGAGCACAGAAACAGAACGGTGATGGAAAGCGCTGCCAAATTGCAGCTGAATcacggtgaccccatagggttttcaaggcaaaagacaaatggaggtggtttgccattgcttgcctctgtgtaccaACCTGGTCTTCTttggtgatcttccatccaagtactaacctgcttagcttctgaaatctgatgagatcaggctagcttggacaATCCAGGCCAGGGCAGGGATAGAGTAGGGTTCAGGATTCTCCACTTACATGTCTCTTTTGTGCTTTGAATTACCTCAGAGACTGTTTACCAGCGACAGTCCTCACTTTCTGGTCTCCATCTCCGGTAGATAACACTGTCCccgttttgtttttgtttctgagGACATCTTTAGAAAAAGTTATAAGTCTTTGGGCTTCAGCTCTATTCCCATAGATCCTAGAAGTTAATTCTCAGATCAGGAAGTAACCATACTGGGGGTAATTCCGCACTCATGTTGGTCCAGGGTGGACTTCcgttttggggtggagcaagctggcgatttcacaccagttgctctgcaccggcattttgcacggggcaaacccacgatttgccccgccgcagcataaacctgaaaaaaacagatTTACACTGCGGCAGGGCAAATAGcgggtttgccccacgcaaaatgcCGGCGcgcagcaactggtgcaaaatcaccagcttgctccaccccaaaaaggAAGTCCATCCTGGACCAAAATGAGTGCCGAATCACCCTGGGTTAGATCCTCTGGATCTGTTCCCGCTAATGACAAAGCTTTCCTCTTGCATAAGGCTCCTTGGTATGAGAACTGGAGTGTCACAAGCATGTCCCTAATGATGTCTATGAAATTTTGGGGGGAGGTTGCGTTTACACATGTTTAGGCTTATGTTTAAAAGCCAAGGTCTGCCACTattgtgtgtatattggccacgaGTAGGGTTTCTAGACTATAGGTGGGGGTGGACAGAAGCCCAAAAACCtggggaacccccacctggactGGGATACTGGCAACCGTATGACTAACatgaatttatttttaattacttTTTTGGGAAACTGTCCAGTTACCTCCAACAGTGGCCAGGCTTTCTCAGTTGAAGTGTCTCAGCCTGACTGGTAACAAATTCTTCTCATTTCCTGAGGAAATCTTTCTTCTCCAGTCATTAGAGAAATTGTACATGGGGCAAGACCTTGGGACCAAGTTTACAGAATTACCCACTGACATCTGcaagttacaggtaagaaaaTAAGGAGGGCTCAGATCTCAGCAATAGTGGAGTGATGCAAAATTGATGGAGGATAGGAGGGTTTATGGTAACATTACAAAGAAAAAAGGCTATAGGAACTTGTTATCCTACATAACGATACAATGAAGCCTCTCCCATTTCCTTTCTGTCTATATGCATTTATATTTTTGTCTACTTTCCTACATTTTGCTGTTGATATTGTAGATTTGTAATGATTGCACATATTGTATATCTTGTATACGAAATGTATATGGAATATGGTATTTATTCATGCAACATATAGCATTTACGCATACAGCATATGGCAGGCGTCCCCAATCTTTCTGAACCTGcaagcatctttggaattctgacagagcaTGGTGGGcttagcaacaaaatggctgacacaagAGGCATAATGGCTGCTACCAGTGGCTGTGGCCAACCACACAATGTCAGGGAGTAAGGTTATGCAAATCTATAGTAAAACTCTGTTTAACAAGATGCTTTTAAAAGAGAATATATAAggggttttttatatatacatacagcttaccttcagtcataccatgaagatccttgtgctgtggtggcagctattgccaaagcaacatttttaaaaacctgcacagccaattagatctccagtggccgtttagaagccttgctgggcaaatgcTCTACTTGGCCCTGATCACtttctggccgttttcccactcacgttttactggcgccacgaccatcctgacgccggcgaatctgcctggatttcgcaacagaagcgccggcgctcccagaagcgccggcgctttccgtcgctaagccagcgcaaacgttttcctgcatctttgcgatttccgtttgcgctggcttagcgacggaagtagccggcgcttctgggagcgccggagcttctgatgcgaaatccaggcagattcgccggcgtcaggatggtcgtggcgccagtaaaacgtgagtgggaaaacggcctctaaAAACACTTTGACCGgctccaggaaaggtgtcagtgggtgccatggcacccacaagCACCACAATGGTGATCCCTGCAGTAGCCAACTGGCACCCATCCACAGCAATTTTAATCTTAACCAAACAGACCAATTCCAGAAAGCTGCAGAACAGCTTTCTTCAGAACTTGGCATAGGGGACAGATATTTGGCTCTCTCAAACCAGCCCACTAAACAAAATGGTACCAATATCTTCACCCTCAGATAATCAGTAGCCAAGATAGATACTGGAAAGGAGGGTTACTGCAAGCACACGCTTGTGAAAATACACGTGTATTTTTATTCCAGAACCTGAAAGAGCTGTACCTTGAGAACAATGAACTGGAGTATCTCCCATCAAACATAGGCCTGTTGAGTAACTTGGAAATACTGGACTGTCGTGACAACTTTCTGATTGAGCTGCCTGACTCCATATGCCAAATACAAGGTAAAGAAAATGATGGATGTCCTATGCCAAGGCAAGAGTGCTCAGCGATTACGTCAGAAGTCCTCCTCTCAATCTGTTCCCTTGTTTGTAGGCTTCTTGGGTTCCAGGGCCTGAATGGGGAGGGATGGCTGGATGCCTTAATGGCACATGCTCATAAGCCTCTGATTCTTAGTACTGGAAGTCACAGTGCAATAAGTGCGTGGATAAGAGCCAGAGAGGGAAAGCAAGTGAGAGAAGAGGGATTTGCTGGATCCCATGCCAACCTGAGATGCTCTGAAATATGTATAGAACTTGCTTTTCTTAAGAAAATGAAAATTTTGGTTCTCAGGGCACCCAAttcttcttccctcccaccttctCTTAACATTTGTTTTTTCTTCTGTGGAGGAAAAAAAGACTGGGGTAGGatattccctttcctttctttctgacAAGAGCCCAGCTTCTGCTTTAGCCCTATTGCGGAGGGCTGAATAAAGGAAAAGGCTGAGAACCGGCCAAAGGTTTGTTTTAGCTTTGCTGGAGTAGGACACTGTAAATGGGAAGCCCACAATACTGCCTTGCATTTTTCAGGCAGTGGGAAGGAGCTAACTCAAAGttaggaatacctggagattttttttgtggggtaTGGAGCCTCGGGAGGAAAAGGTTATGGAGGAACATGGCCTCAgtggggtcagggcttttttttttttagcaggaatgcacaggaacacagttccggctggcttggtgtcagtgggtgtggcctaatatgcaaatgaggtcctgctgggctttttctacaaaaaaagtcttgaggACTaacgccatacagtccaccttctgaagctgccattttctccaggggaactgatctttgccatctagaTATCAGTTCtgatttccaggccccatctgaaggttggcaaatCTAGAGCTAACACTGGCCGTAGTTCTCACCTGCCAGCCACATAACTGCTTCTCTGACAGCATATTGTTCAGGAAACACTGTTCTAGGAAGTCGTCAAGCTGCTTGACACTGAAGCCATCTGTTAGTTCAAGTTGACTTTAACCAGGCCTGTTACTGAAAAAACCATGGGCATGGGTCATGTGGGCCATTTCAGTGGTGCGATTCTATATGTTTAGGTTTGCAAAAAATACTGCTTGAGAGGAATCAGCTATTTCAAATCCCGGAGAACTTGGATAGCCTAGCGAAACTGCAGGTCGTTACACTGTATGGAAACCCGATGATGGATCCCCCCGTGGAAGTGTTCACTCAGGGGATAGAGGCGATATTTAAGTATTTGCAGGAGGAAAGGAAACACAAGGCCATGGCAATCAAGGTAGGAATCCCCAAAAAGCCACAGAAGAAGCATGCGGCACACCCTATTGAGCATGTGCTGAAATGCCGCGGGATGCCCTTAGAATATTTGGAAGCAGTGGGCACAAACCAGCAAATGCACCATGCCAGTGCTTTTATAGGTCTATATTAACACAGGGTGTGTGGGTGAGGGATCAGTGCTTttgggaagaggagaaggaagggtCTGAACAAAATCTCTTCATTTGCCTTAATTTTAGTCCTTCCTGCTGGTGCTCCTAAGTCGCATCCCAGTTCCTACAGGGTGCTACACAAATGACTCCTGTAGTTCTGGGGTCATTGTAAGCTAGGTTTATGAAGACCCATGTACAACAGTAAGACAAATGCTGGGGAATTCCAGGCCCTCTTCTGCTCAGACTGCAGTCGGCACCAAGATTAATCACCTCCTACTCCTGCTGAATTAAACTGAAAAAAGTGACATGTCGGAGGCAAGTGACCTGTAACTCATGCACAAGCCAATGGTACTCCAAGCCACTTTCCTCTGCACTTAAGATGGATTGATATGGATGCCAGCCTCAGGTGGCAATCCCTGGAAGCATTGAAAAGGGCAGAGACTACTTGGAAGTCAGGAAGTGACTCCCTTGAGCTTCTGCCACCATTCCATTGAGCGAGCGCAGGGGACTGGGAGTATCATAGGGAGGTCCCCCTCCATTACTGGGTAAGAGGCAACGCTGCTGATTCAATGCCCAGGAAACCAAGGTGAGCGTTGCTGAGGCCAGTGACATGGAGAAAGTGATGAGTATGACTTATGCCTGTCATTCCCTTCCAAACCCATAAGCCTGCTAACCATCTCTGAGATGAGACCCTGAAATGCCAGTGGCAGCAACACTGAGTCTTAGTCTGAGTatcagagtatctgcttggcatgcagaaggttccaagttcaatcctcagcacctccagttaaaaggatgaaaCAGCATGTGATGTGAAAAACCCctacctgagaccctagagagccactccTGGCCAGAGAAGAGTGTACAGGATTAGATGGCTCTAaaacaacttcatgtgttcactgCCTACCGCTACCGCTCACCTTAGGAAGACAGCAGGATGTAGAATCCATTGCTCACCAAGTATTTGTTGTGTagtttgtggtgggggaggaaaccGCAATATAAGTTTTTGACAATTTTAACATCAATTTGGCTTTTCCAGGTTCAGGCTTGTTGGCGTGGCTTCATGGTGCGCAAAGGGATTGGCGTTTTTGCTGAAGTCTTGAAAATGATAAGGaaagtcaaaaaagaaaaggagaagaaaggcaagggaaaagggaaagaaaaaggcaAAGGGAAAGacaagggaaaggggaaaaagaAATGACGCATCTGTCTGGAGCCTCAAAAGATGCTAAAAGCTGCGCAAGGAAAAGAGCTGGGGGAATAAACGCATAAAAAGTGAAAAACCAAAAAGTaaatttacctccccccccaaaaaaaaatcatgttgaCAGATCAAGACAACATGCATTTTCCTTGGATATAAAGAATAAGATTTGTGATGATGTCAGCAGGGCAGTTCCTGTTGTGAGAGCTCAGCGGCCAAGCAGAGGGCTAAGCAGGATTTGCGTTGCAGTATTCAATATCCTTTCTCCCTGAAAAAGATactgttttttccttcttttccccactGTACTGCACCAGGTCAGGTCGAATGGCATGGAGGGACCACAAAACAAGAAATTCTTAAGCTAGTTCGGCAATTTGGGTCCCAGGCTAAGAGTTGATGTGAACATTTCGTTCATTGTCCCAGTTGAAACTTTCCAGCTGCTTTTGCTGACTTGTGGAGAGAACCCAGCCTTGGAGGTCGAGCTCCAAGAGTCCGGGCAGCTTTGACAAGGCAGCCAATAGCTCGCCAAACCATTCCCGACAGTCACGTAGTAACATTGGCCGAAGACTGACATCCAATTCGGAAAGCTGCTCGAGGGCACCTACACGTTGATAGAACATGGCCCATCCCTGGTCAGAGATGTGGTGGTTGTAGCTCAGGTCCAGCTTCTGTAGTTTAGTCAGAGGGCCATCTTGGATAACCAGGGCTGAAAAGAGACAACAGGTCAGTGGCTAAGGTACACATTTAACAGTATATAGTACACAACGTGTGCTTGCAAATTGTTTTATAGCAGGTTTTTAAAAGGGGTGTGGTGGAGGGTCAAACTATGAAATGTAAAAATGCATGGGGTATCATCACACAATGAGGCTTGTATCTAATGCAAACACTAAAAAACACAGCAATAGTACCTTGATTCCTGGGGTGGCAAATGCTATGCTTGGACTGAAAAGATAATTGAAGGGAGAAGGTAATATTTATTTAGATATGTatacgcgggggggggggggttgtagcaggaacaccttatattaggccacacatccctgatgtagccagtcctcctggagcttacagtagaccctgtactaagagccctgtaagctccaggaggattgggtacatcaggggtgtgggcctattatgcaaaagagttcctgctagaaaaaagccccgtgtataccccactttttccacccatggggatccaaagcagatgACAACATTATTCTCTCCTCCTCTGTTTTGTCATCACAATAACCACCTTATGTAGCAGCTGAGGTTGAGAACAAGTGACTGGCCCAACACTGTTCAATGAACTTCCATGGatgagtggggatctgaaccttgggcctcccagatcctaatccaatacCCAAACCACCACACCACATGCCTATCCTCAAATCATGTTTCTTTTCAAACAAGAGTAGGGTTACACCATTTAATAGAGACTTCTGGAATGAAACAGTCTTCAAGACAACTGACAGAATTTGAAAACCTATTAGCTTCTAAAACAGTGGGTTATAAAGGCCTTATTTCTAAATAATATAGAATGTTGCATTTTATAAAAATGATAACCTGCTTTCTTACATCAAACCATGTCATTAAAACTTCAATAAAATTTTAATTGAAGATCGATGGCAAAATATATTGGACTCTCATATATTAAAATCAAAAGCAGTAGTTATTCGCACTCACTCATATCAATGcagtatttaaagttaaattatATACATTCAACAGTACCTCCCCAATGTTGGAAAAACTGTAGTGCAATTGACACTACCACTGTTGGTGGTTCTGCAAATATGTAGAACGATTCTGGCAAAAGATTCAAGAACAAATATATAACATAACATCCTATAATATACCTTTCTCAGCTGACTCACTATTACTAAATTTTTGGGATATCCCAGAAATTCCACCAATTCAGAGAGAATTAATAGTAATTGTATACTccacagcaaaatgtacactagTGAAGTCATGGAAAACTGCTCATATACCTTCAATTacagaatggtttttaaaagCTACCGAATTTTGTATGGTGGCCAAAATAGCATCTAATATCCATTAGTCAGAAACAGATTACATGTATCTCTGGCTTAGATAACCCTACCTGGTTGTCTAATTTAGTGAAACAATTATCCTTATTTGAATTTTAGGGTTGTTTTTTTCCAGCAAATATAGAGAGCAAATTTGTTTTAATcttattctttctttccttttattttagCTATTTTCTTCTGTAATGCTAAGGAGAAACTACAATTTTATAATTTGTCAAACCAATAACAGACTTTATATGTAACTGTTTTACAATAACATGTTTGCATATCAACTTCCAGCCATGGGTTCTATATCAGTACCTTACAACTTTTTATAATTGTCATTGTATATTATATTGTAAACCAAAtaaaaatattacaaaaaaaaaagagtagggGCTTAGGGGCCTCACTACAAAGCACTTTCTgcaagagttgccagctctggtttgggaaatacctggagattttggggatgaagcctgagaaaggcaggatttggagaggagagggacctcagcagaatacaatgcatacagtccaccctccaaaatagccatttgctccagaggaactgatctatgttgcctggagatcagttgtaatagtgggagatctccaggccccaactagaGATTAGCAACCCAACTTTCTGCCTTCAAGGAGCATGAAGCACTGCTTTGTatcagcattttaaaatagtCCTCCTCACACACATTTCTCCCTGCATTCTCGATATCCTGTTTAGATATAATCCAAATCTTTGCAGTGTGAATTATCCCATGTGAGAACCACTAGACATGTCCAGTTCCTTCCTACTGTGCCATGCAAAGATGAATTGTGGTCGTCGAGCAAGCTGGTTGTGAATCACAGTTTTTAAAACACGGAGTACCTGAGGAGGGAAATGCAGTTTTATACCTACCAAGACAAGCCAGATCTTTATCCACCAAGCTGCAGCTGCTCAGTCTTAACTCTTGGAGCTCAGCTTCGAGGTTTAGCGCTTTCAAAATCAGCTTTAGGTTCCCACCAACGCATTTATTCCAAGAAAGGTCTAATATCTTCAGTTCAGGAAGGTGAAGGGCAGCCTCGGCTGAAAAGATTAACAACAGCATCTAGTGCTTACCAAAATAAATAGCCATCCTGCGGAGACGCACAACCTTCTGCTTTGAACCACGTTGCTTTTGTGACGTGAAAAGGCCACTTTCTGACATTCTGTCCCATTTTCTCAGCACTCCATTGCGCACCCCTGTTATGTTACCCAGACACAAAACCCAGGATGGAGCTATGCATTTAGGAGCAGGACTGAATCAGCGGCTGGAAGGTCATTCGAGGGAGACAGAATGCTTAGCAGTCTCACCTCTGTAGAGTCCCTAACTGCACCCCTTTACTTTCACCTATGTCAGTGAATAGTTCCCCTTTACGCCAATGAGAACAAGTAAAGCACTGTGCTTAAAGGGGCAAACTGGGTGTTAGGGGGTTCACAGATCCAACCTGTAGATGCCAGCATCATTTCAGAGAAGAAGTTTGCAAGAGTCCATGGTATGGCAGAACCAGATAATCTTGTT encodes the following:
- the LRRIQ4 gene encoding leucine-rich repeat and IQ domain-containing protein 4, whose product is MVDIPQLCYTTPSDEVPDTNSSIVDSLSLLQASRYNDINKKPQEEVLIPVQITNRIFFLDLANKKQTAIPLQVFELEDMEELHLERNMIETVPGSICRLQNLKVLYMNKNNIREICEELGELKSLQSLDLSSNPLSPNSLDILSQLRALRRLRLYDVHLHEFPVEICKHLHHLELLGLSSNNLNHLPKEIINLTKLKEIYLQSNRFEDFPPELCHLYNLEIIDLENNSLSAIPDEIVSLENLAQFFLAFNSLTAVPDALSQCLKMVMLDLSHNRLYKLPRSLKQLTEMKEFGLSGNHLAAFPRQIRRWRSLMVVYMKNCAIQMVHPSFAKLTAMRILDLSQNLLEEFPREICAMENLEVLSLDDNTICELPPTVARLSQLKCLSLTGNKFFSFPEEIFLLQSLEKLYMGQDLGTKFTELPTDICKLQNLKELYLENNELEYLPSNIGLLSNLEILDCRDNFLIELPDSICQIQGLQKILLERNQLFQIPENLDSLAKLQVVTLYGNPMMDPPVEVFTQGIEAIFKYLQEERKHKAMAIKVQACWRGFMVRKGIGVFAEVLKMIRKVKKEKEKKGKGKGKEKGKGKDKGKGKKK